In Sphingomonas sp. LR60, the following are encoded in one genomic region:
- a CDS encoding NAD(P)/FAD-dependent oxidoreductase, with protein MNDHLDVLIVGAGLSGIGAAYRVGHDRPERRWAIFEARDAIGGTWDLFRYPGIRSDSDMTTLGFPFHPWRGEKTIADGADILAYLRDTARTFGIDRHIRFRHRVVAAEWSSEAALWTVSYEVDGTFAQLTCRFRFSAPAITIMRAAMPPNGRTWGYFRAGSCTRRRGRRTFRSPASASW; from the coding sequence ATGAACGACCATCTCGACGTGCTGATCGTCGGCGCCGGCCTGTCGGGGATCGGCGCGGCCTATCGCGTCGGCCACGACCGTCCCGAGCGGCGCTGGGCGATCTTCGAGGCGCGCGACGCGATCGGCGGGACCTGGGACCTGTTCCGCTATCCGGGCATCCGCTCGGACTCGGACATGACCACGCTCGGGTTCCCCTTCCATCCATGGCGTGGCGAGAAGACGATCGCGGACGGCGCCGACATCCTCGCCTACCTTCGCGACACCGCCCGGACCTTCGGCATCGACCGTCACATCCGTTTTCGCCACCGCGTCGTCGCCGCCGAATGGTCGAGCGAGGCGGCGCTTTGGACCGTCAGCTACGAGGTCGACGGCACTTTCGCGCAATTGACGTGCCGATTCCGTTTTTCTGCTCCGGCTATTACGATTATGCGCGCGGCCATGCCCCCGAATGGCCGGACATGGGGGTATTTTCGGGCGGGATCGTGCACCCGCAGGCGTGGCCGGCGGACCTTCCGGTCACCGGCCAGCGCGTCGTGGTGA
- a CDS encoding flavin-containing monooxygenase, with product MHPQAWPADLPVTGQRVVVIGSGATAVTLVPALVAQGAAHVTMLQRSPTFIVAMPARDRVGAALHRHLPARLADTLTRWKSIAYGIGSYTLARRRPGLVKRQIAKQQRVALGETYDIAKHLTPRYNPWDERLCLVPDGDLFAVLRGGRASIVTDTIDRFTPDGIALTSGDILPANLIVTATGLQLKLMGGATLSVDGRPIEPHNHLIYKGSMLSDVPNMAFATGYTNASWTLRSDLTARFVARLLDHLDATGATTATPVPQAAEEVTTPILDLKSGYIQRVAGRLPRQGNRVPWRVQQNYIRDALTMRRRLDDGVLRFR from the coding sequence GTGCACCCGCAGGCGTGGCCGGCGGACCTTCCGGTCACCGGCCAGCGCGTCGTGGTGATCGGATCGGGCGCCACCGCGGTCACGCTCGTCCCGGCCCTGGTCGCGCAAGGCGCAGCCCACGTCACGATGCTCCAGCGTTCTCCGACGTTTATCGTCGCGATGCCCGCCCGCGACCGGGTCGGCGCGGCCCTCCACCGCCACCTCCCGGCGCGGCTCGCAGACACGCTAACCCGCTGGAAAAGCATCGCTTACGGGATCGGCAGCTACACGCTCGCCCGCCGCCGGCCGGGATTGGTCAAGCGACAGATCGCCAAGCAGCAACGGGTCGCCCTCGGCGAGACATATGACATCGCCAAGCATCTGACACCGCGTTACAATCCTTGGGACGAACGCCTGTGCCTGGTCCCCGACGGCGACCTTTTCGCCGTCCTCCGCGGTGGCCGCGCCTCGATCGTCACCGACACGATCGACCGCTTCACCCCCGACGGTATCGCCCTGACATCAGGCGACATTCTCCCCGCCAACCTGATCGTCACCGCCACCGGGCTGCAGCTGAAGCTCATGGGCGGCGCCACCCTCTCCGTTGACGGCCGGCCGATCGAGCCGCACAACCACTTGATCTACAAGGGTTCGATGCTCAGCGACGTGCCCAATATGGCCTTCGCCACCGGCTACACCAACGCCTCCTGGACGCTACGCAGCGACCTCACCGCCCGCTTCGTCGCCCGCCTCCTCGACCATCTGGACGCCACCGGCGCCACCACCGCAACCCCTGTTCCGCAAGCCGCGGAGGAGGTCACGACCCCAATCCTCGACCTCAAATCCGGCTATATTCAACGTGTTGCAGGGCGGCTGCCCCGCCAGGGCAATCGCGTTCCGTGGCGGGTCCAGCAAAATTACATCCGCGACGCGCTGACGATGCGCCGCCGCCTCGACGACGGCGTGCTACGTTTTCGCTAA
- the glmU gene encoding bifunctional UDP-N-acetylglucosamine diphosphorylase/glucosamine-1-phosphate N-acetyltransferase GlmU: MSSRNIAVVVLAAGRGTRMKSDLHKVLHPIAGRPMLLHLLASAATLSPDRTVVVTGAGREQVDAAVTPLGAKIAVQAEQLGTGHAVMQAREALAGFTGDVLILYGDVPLVRPETMRAMIERLDSDDAPAVVVLGFRPADAGAYGRLIVAEGGDRLEKIVEYKDADAAERAVKLCNSGLMAARGELLFDLLARLGNDNAAGEYYLTDVVELSGAAVVVEASAEEVTGVNSRGELAAVEAMWQQARRAQAMADGATLIAPETVWFAHDTRLGRDVMIEPNVVFGPGVSVADGATIRAFSHLEGATVGVHADVGPYARLRPGAVLAESAKVGNFVEIKKATIGVGAKVNHLSYIGDAEVGARANIGAGTITCNYDGFFKYRTVIGEGAFVGSNSALVAPVSVGAGAIVGAGSVVVRDVTADSLALARGRQEERRGWAKRFREAMTAKKKGDK, translated from the coding sequence ATGTCGAGCCGTAACATCGCCGTCGTCGTCCTCGCCGCGGGCAGGGGCACCCGCATGAAGTCCGATCTGCACAAGGTGCTGCACCCGATCGCCGGGCGACCGATGTTGCTGCATCTGCTCGCCTCCGCTGCGACGCTGTCGCCCGACCGGACGGTGGTGGTGACGGGGGCCGGGCGCGAGCAGGTTGACGCGGCGGTGACGCCGCTGGGGGCGAAGATCGCGGTGCAGGCCGAGCAGCTCGGCACCGGCCATGCGGTGATGCAGGCGCGCGAGGCGCTGGCAGGCTTCACGGGCGACGTGCTGATCCTCTATGGCGACGTGCCGTTGGTGCGCCCGGAGACGATGCGCGCGATGATCGAGCGGCTCGATTCCGATGATGCCCCCGCGGTGGTGGTGCTGGGCTTCCGGCCTGCCGATGCGGGCGCTTACGGCCGGCTGATCGTCGCTGAGGGCGGCGACCGGCTGGAGAAGATCGTCGAGTATAAGGATGCCGACGCCGCCGAACGTGCGGTAAAGCTGTGCAATTCCGGCTTGATGGCGGCCCGGGGTGAGTTGCTGTTCGATCTGCTCGCGCGGCTCGGCAACGACAATGCGGCGGGCGAATATTATCTGACCGATGTGGTCGAGCTGTCGGGTGCGGCGGTGGTCGTGGAGGCGAGCGCCGAGGAGGTGACGGGCGTCAACAGCCGTGGCGAACTCGCGGCGGTCGAGGCGATGTGGCAGCAGGCGCGGCGTGCGCAGGCGATGGCGGATGGCGCGACGTTGATCGCACCGGAAACGGTGTGGTTCGCGCATGATACGCGCCTCGGGCGCGACGTGATGATCGAGCCGAACGTGGTGTTCGGCCCTGGCGTATCGGTCGCCGATGGTGCGACGATCCGCGCGTTCAGCCATCTGGAGGGCGCGACGGTAGGCGTGCACGCTGATGTCGGCCCCTATGCGCGGCTGCGGCCGGGCGCGGTGCTGGCCGAGAGCGCCAAGGTCGGAAATTTCGTCGAGATCAAGAAGGCGACCATCGGCGTCGGGGCGAAGGTCAATCACTTGTCGTACATCGGCGACGCCGAGGTTGGCGCACGCGCGAACATCGGTGCGGGAACGATCACCTGCAATTACGACGGCTTCTTCAAATATCGCACGGTGATCGGCGAGGGCGCGTTCGTGGGATCGAACAGCGCACTGGTCGCGCCGGTGTCGGTGGGTGCGGGGGCGATCGTCGGCGCGGGTTCCGTTGTTGTCCGCGATGTTACCGCGGATTCACTTGCCTTGGCGCGTGGCCGGCAGGAAGAGCGCCGCGGCTGGGCGAAGCGCTTTCGCGAGGCGATGACGGCCAAGAAGAAGGGCGACAAGTAA
- a CDS encoding HAD-IA family hydrolase: MTDFPFHIVGFDLDGTLLDTSGDLAAALNHALASADRPTLSVEQVKPMIGGGARHMLAQGMAATGGCTDAELDVLQRRLLDYYQANIAVLTRPFPHALDTLDQLAARGVTLAIVTNKLETLARQILDDLGLIERFATIIGGDTMGPGNGKPSRVPIDAMVERCGGGRAVFVGDSIYDITAAHAAGLPAIACSYGFLMQPVEELGAELVIDSFADLIPALERLA; encoded by the coding sequence ATGACTGACTTCCCCTTCCACATCGTCGGGTTCGATCTCGACGGCACCTTGCTCGACACGTCGGGCGATCTCGCCGCGGCACTCAACCACGCGCTCGCCAGTGCCGACCGCCCGACCCTGTCGGTCGAACAGGTCAAGCCGATGATCGGCGGTGGTGCCCGCCACATGCTCGCGCAGGGCATGGCGGCCACCGGCGGCTGCACCGACGCCGAACTCGACGTGCTGCAACGCCGGCTGCTCGACTATTATCAGGCGAACATCGCGGTCCTCACCCGCCCCTTCCCGCATGCCCTCGACACGCTCGACCAACTCGCCGCGCGGGGCGTGACGCTGGCGATCGTCACCAACAAGCTCGAGACGCTCGCCCGTCAGATCCTCGACGATCTCGGGCTCATCGAACGCTTCGCCACGATCATCGGCGGCGATACGATGGGCCCCGGCAACGGCAAGCCTTCGCGCGTGCCGATCGACGCGATGGTCGAGCGCTGCGGCGGCGGACGCGCCGTGTTCGTCGGTGACTCGATCTACGACATCACCGCCGCGCACGCCGCAGGACTGCCCGCGATCGCCTGCTCGTACGGGTTCCTGATGCAGCCGGTCGAGGAGCTGGGCGCCGAGTTGGTGATCGACAGCTTCGCGGACCTGATCCCCGCGCTGGAGCGACTGGCATGA
- a CDS encoding substrate-binding domain-containing protein has protein sequence MSRFVQALAAMLPLAVACGLAACVDQAAGGGAGARDQIRAVGSSTVYPFTTIVAERFLATVPQARPPVIESTGTGAGIRLFCAGIGAAHPDLVDASRRLRRSEYAECARHGVDQILEVQIGIDGIAFAEALQGPGMTLTPADIYRALAATPLGRRNRARLWRDVNPALPAIPIQVYGPPATSGTRDALAELILAKGCEAVEPDTVGLHDRDPNAFATRCQRLREDGAYVDAGENDNLIVQKLRSNPNALGIFGYGYLEQNAGVVRGVPLNGVAPTYATIASGAYPGARPLFIYVKKAHLRAIPGLRAFLRQYATLWGANGPLVKRGLIATPLPVQRRAAAIIASETALDPRELH, from the coding sequence ATGTCGCGCTTCGTCCAGGCGCTTGCAGCCATGCTGCCGCTCGCCGTGGCGTGCGGGCTGGCAGCGTGCGTCGATCAGGCGGCGGGCGGCGGCGCTGGCGCGCGGGACCAGATTCGCGCGGTTGGTTCTTCCACCGTCTACCCCTTCACGACGATCGTAGCGGAGCGCTTTCTCGCCACGGTACCACAGGCCCGCCCACCGGTGATCGAATCGACCGGCACCGGCGCGGGTATCCGCTTGTTCTGCGCCGGGATCGGCGCCGCACACCCCGATCTTGTCGATGCGTCGCGCCGCCTGCGTCGCAGCGAATATGCGGAATGCGCGCGCCATGGCGTTGACCAGATCCTGGAGGTGCAGATCGGCATCGACGGCATCGCCTTCGCCGAGGCACTGCAGGGACCCGGTATGACGCTGACCCCGGCCGACATCTATCGCGCGCTCGCCGCCACGCCGCTCGGCCGGCGCAATCGCGCGCGGCTGTGGCGCGACGTGAACCCGGCGCTGCCCGCGATCCCGATCCAGGTGTATGGCCCGCCGGCTACCAGCGGCACTCGCGATGCACTTGCGGAGCTGATCCTCGCCAAGGGCTGCGAGGCGGTCGAGCCGGACACGGTCGGATTGCACGACCGTGATCCGAACGCCTTTGCGACCCGCTGCCAGCGGCTTCGCGAGGACGGCGCCTATGTCGATGCCGGTGAGAACGACAATCTGATCGTCCAGAAGCTGCGCTCCAACCCCAATGCGCTCGGCATCTTCGGCTACGGCTATCTCGAACAGAATGCCGGCGTCGTTCGCGGCGTGCCGTTGAACGGCGTCGCTCCCACCTATGCGACGATCGCCAGCGGCGCCTATCCGGGCGCGCGCCCGTTGTTCATCTACGTCAAGAAGGCGCACCTGCGCGCCATCCCCGGGCTGCGCGCGTTCCTGCGCCAATATGCGACATTGTGGGGCGCGAACGGGCCGCTCGTGAAGCGCGGGCTGATCGCCACACCCTTGCCAGTCCAGCGCCGTGCCGCAGCGATCATCGCCAGCGAAACCGCGCTCGACCCGCGCGAGCTGCACTGA
- the pstC gene encoding phosphate ABC transporter permease subunit PstC — translation MSALALLFLIAALGLIGWVVARARAVRFRSTTTRRFSSLPQHHGWYVAMWTLLPALVFLAVWHSVAPALVTDAVIATPAAATLPAPGLDRAAILSEARNLANGDPWGAFHPLSERLAPAYAAAQSRYDLIATTIALLLAFSGGAVAFLRVRPGFSARSQVERVVMGLLLVASLIAILTTIGIVASLLVESARFFRIVPITDFLFGTHWSPQVIDARDPGAALGAVPLFWGTFFIGAVIAMAVAVPLGLMSAIYLTQYARQTTRRWMKPMLEILAGVPTVVYGYFAALTVAPAVRDLGVALGVRWASSESALAAGVVMGVMIIPFVSSMADDSLSAVPASMRDGSLAMGATSSETIRRVLVPAALPGVVGGVLLAVSRAIGETMIVVMAASGVASLTLNPFASTTTVTKQIVDLLTGEAEFDSAKTLAAFALGLTLFVITLLLNVVALIVVRRYREAYE, via the coding sequence ATGTCGGCGCTCGCGCTCCTGTTCCTGATCGCGGCGCTCGGACTGATCGGCTGGGTCGTGGCCCGCGCGCGCGCCGTCCGCTTCCGCAGCACGACCACCCGCCGGTTCAGCTCGCTGCCCCAGCATCACGGCTGGTATGTCGCGATGTGGACCTTGCTGCCCGCGCTGGTGTTCCTCGCGGTCTGGCACTCGGTCGCCCCCGCCTTGGTCACCGACGCGGTCATCGCCACCCCGGCTGCCGCCACGCTGCCAGCACCGGGGCTGGACCGCGCCGCCATCCTGTCGGAGGCGCGCAACCTCGCCAATGGGGACCCGTGGGGCGCGTTCCACCCGCTGTCGGAACGACTAGCCCCCGCCTATGCGGCCGCGCAGTCGCGCTATGACCTGATCGCCACCACGATCGCGCTGCTGCTCGCCTTTTCGGGTGGTGCGGTCGCCTTTCTGCGCGTCCGTCCCGGTTTTTCGGCGCGCTCGCAGGTGGAGCGCGTCGTCATGGGGCTGTTGCTCGTCGCCTCGCTAATCGCGATCCTCACCACAATCGGCATCGTCGCCTCGCTGCTGGTCGAGAGCGCGCGCTTCTTCCGCATTGTTCCGATTACCGACTTCCTGTTCGGCACGCACTGGAGCCCGCAGGTGATCGACGCGCGCGATCCCGGCGCGGCGCTGGGCGCGGTGCCGTTGTTCTGGGGCACGTTCTTCATCGGCGCGGTGATCGCGATGGCGGTCGCGGTCCCGCTCGGGTTGATGAGCGCCATCTACTTGACGCAATATGCACGCCAGACGACCCGGCGCTGGATGAAGCCGATGCTGGAGATCCTCGCGGGCGTGCCAACCGTCGTCTACGGTTACTTCGCCGCGCTGACCGTCGCACCGGCGGTGCGCGACCTCGGCGTCGCACTCGGCGTCCGCTGGGCCTCGTCGGAAAGCGCGCTGGCCGCCGGCGTGGTGATGGGTGTGATGATCATTCCCTTCGTGTCGTCGATGGCCGACGACTCGCTCTCCGCCGTCCCCGCCTCGATGCGCGATGGCAGCCTGGCGATGGGGGCGACCAGTTCGGAGACGATCCGCCGCGTGCTCGTCCCCGCCGCGTTGCCTGGCGTCGTCGGCGGCGTCTTGCTCGCAGTCAGCCGCGCGATTGGCGAGACGATGATCGTCGTCATGGCCGCGTCGGGCGTCGCCTCGCTGACCCTGAACCCCTTTGCGAGCACGACGACCGTCACCAAGCAGATCGTCGACCTGCTCACCGGCGAGGCCGAGTTCGATTCGGCCAAGACGCTCGCCGCCTTTGCGCTCGGATTGACGCTGTTCGTCATCACCTTGCTGCTCAACGTCGTCGCCTTGATCGTCGTGCGCCGTTACCGCGAAGCCTATGAATAA
- the pstA gene encoding phosphate ABC transporter permease PstA, whose product MNKRAATPARQPTDWQTPAMQRRVRRRYAAERRFRAMGVAAVFVSAAFLVYLLATMIAQGASGFTETRLALPLDLRAHVVVSPSQLGGPAADFALAGAGLENAVDAAADRAFPAQGGAALLSDGAWLRIRDAIKHDPQVLARPTTLDVPVATDIDMAYKGVGTPESEAAVAALGPHLSRGLNVSFFTGADATDPTRAGIWGALKGSLLTMVVTLALAFPIGVLSALYLEEYAPRNRWTDLIEVSINNLAAVPSIIFGLLGLAVFLGTFHMPRSGAIVGGLTLALMTMPVIVIAGRNAITAVPPSIRDAARALGASPIQVVFHHVLPLALPGILTGTIIGMARALGETAPLLMIGMRAFIAAPPSRLTDPTTVLPVQIFLWSDDVQTGFVEKTSAAIIVLLVVLLTMNGLAIYLRNRFETRWK is encoded by the coding sequence ATGAATAAGCGCGCCGCCACCCCCGCGCGCCAGCCGACCGACTGGCAGACGCCCGCGATGCAGCGCCGCGTCCGGCGTCGCTATGCGGCGGAGCGGCGCTTCCGCGCGATGGGCGTAGCGGCGGTGTTCGTCTCGGCGGCATTCCTCGTCTATCTGCTCGCCACGATGATCGCGCAGGGGGCGAGCGGCTTCACCGAAACCCGCCTCGCGCTGCCGCTCGACCTGCGCGCGCATGTCGTGGTCAGCCCGTCGCAACTCGGCGGTCCTGCCGCCGACTTCGCGCTGGCGGGCGCCGGGCTGGAGAATGCCGTCGATGCCGCTGCCGACCGCGCCTTTCCAGCCCAGGGTGGCGCGGCGTTACTATCGGATGGCGCATGGCTGCGCATCCGCGATGCGATCAAGCACGACCCGCAAGTGCTGGCTAGGCCGACGACGCTCGATGTGCCGGTCGCGACCGACATCGACATGGCATACAAAGGCGTCGGCACGCCCGAAAGCGAAGCAGCGGTCGCGGCGCTCGGCCCACATCTCTCGCGCGGCCTCAACGTCAGCTTCTTCACCGGCGCCGACGCGACTGATCCGACCCGTGCCGGCATCTGGGGTGCGCTCAAGGGCTCGCTGCTGACGATGGTCGTGACGCTCGCGCTCGCCTTCCCGATCGGCGTTCTCTCGGCGCTGTACCTCGAGGAATATGCGCCGCGGAACCGCTGGACCGACCTGATCGAAGTCTCGATCAACAATCTCGCCGCCGTGCCCTCGATCATCTTCGGACTGCTCGGGCTCGCGGTGTTCCTCGGCACGTTCCACATGCCGCGTTCGGGCGCGATCGTCGGGGGGCTGACACTCGCTTTGATGACGATGCCGGTGATCGTCATCGCCGGGCGGAACGCGATCACCGCCGTGCCGCCGTCGATCCGCGACGCCGCGCGCGCGCTCGGCGCCTCGCCGATCCAGGTCGTCTTCCACCATGTATTGCCGCTGGCGCTGCCCGGTATCCTGACCGGCACGATCATCGGCATGGCGCGTGCGCTGGGCGAAACTGCGCCGCTGCTGATGATCGGGATGCGCGCCTTCATCGCCGCTCCGCCGAGCCGGCTGACCGACCCAACCACCGTGCTGCCGGTGCAGATCTTCCTCTGGTCCGACGACGTCCAGACCGGATTCGTCGAGAAGACCTCGGCGGCGATCATCGTCCTTCTGGTGGTGTTGCTCACGATGAACGGACTCGCCATCTACCTTCGCAATCGTTTTGAGACCCGCTGGAAATGA
- the pstB gene encoding phosphate ABC transporter ATP-binding protein PstB yields the protein MTNAAPKMTATGVNVFYGRKQAIRDVSIDVRREDVTAFIGPSGCGKSTFLRTLNRMNDTIPGARVEGDIRLDGEDIYAKAMDVVQLRARVGMVFQKPNPFPKSIFENVAYGPRIHGLARSKADLAQIVERSLTRAGLWAEVKDRLSESGTALSGGQQQRLCIARAIAVDPEVILMDEPCSALDPIATAKIEELIHELRGRYAIVIVTHNMQQAARVSQRTAFFHLGQLVEYGDTSDIFTNPRQDRTKDYITGRYG from the coding sequence ATGACCAACGCCGCGCCGAAAATGACCGCCACCGGCGTCAACGTCTTCTACGGACGCAAGCAGGCGATCCGCGACGTGTCGATCGACGTCCGCCGCGAGGATGTCACCGCGTTCATCGGCCCGTCGGGCTGCGGCAAGTCGACCTTCCTGCGCACGCTCAACCGAATGAACGACACGATCCCCGGCGCGCGGGTCGAGGGTGACATCCGCCTCGATGGCGAGGATATCTACGCCAAGGCCATGGACGTGGTGCAGTTGCGCGCGCGTGTCGGCATGGTCTTTCAGAAGCCGAACCCCTTCCCCAAGTCGATCTTCGAGAATGTCGCATACGGCCCGCGCATCCATGGGCTCGCCCGATCGAAGGCCGATCTCGCGCAGATCGTCGAGCGTTCGCTGACGCGCGCCGGTTTGTGGGCCGAGGTCAAGGATCGCCTGTCCGAAAGCGGGACCGCGCTGTCGGGCGGCCAGCAACAACGGCTGTGCATCGCGCGCGCGATCGCGGTCGATCCGGAAGTGATCCTGATGGACGAGCCATGCTCGGCACTCGACCCGATCGCCACCGCCAAGATCGAGGAGTTGATCCACGAATTGCGCGGCCGCTATGCGATCGTGATCGTCACCCACAACATGCAGCAGGCGGCGCGCGTCAGCCAGCGGACCGCCTTTTTCCATCTCGGCCAACTGGTCGAATATGGCGACACGTCGGACATCTTCACGAACCCGCGTCAGGATCGGACGAAGGACTATATTACAGGCCGGTACGGCTGA